The Negativicutes bacterium genome has a segment encoding these proteins:
- a CDS encoding DUF370 domain-containing protein, translating into MFLHLGSDVSVALKDVIAINDYSYLKTINKEFLKNMRSKKFIIDISENDPKSFVITDKKIYLSAISSVTLKKRADNLYND; encoded by the coding sequence ATGTTTCTACATTTAGGCTCAGATGTTAGTGTTGCTTTAAAAGATGTTATTGCAATAAATGATTATTCATATTTAAAAACTATTAATAAAGAATTTTTAAAAAATATGAGAAGTAAGAAATTTATTATTGATATCTCTGAGAATGATCCGAAAAGTTTTGTTATAACCGATAAAAAAATTTACTTATCAGCTATTTCTTCAGTAACCTTGAAAAAAAGAGCCGATAATTTATATAATGATTAA
- the gyrB gene encoding DNA topoisomerase (ATP-hydrolyzing) subunit B: MENNDELLVDGDYGAGQIQILEGLEAVRKRPGMYIGSTSLKGLHHLVYEVVDNSIDEALAGYCDKINVIIHKDNSITVVDNGRGIPVDMHESGKPAIEVVLTVLHAGGKFGGGGYKVSGGLHGVGVSVVNALSSYLEVQVKKDNKIHQIKFERGNTIQELKVIGDTQENGTMVTFRPDAEIFEDLVYSFDTLKHRLRELAFLNKGLTIILTDERFEKSETYYYEGGIKSFVEYLNKSKEVLQPQPIYFTGAKDDTIVEIALQYNTSYTENIYSFVNNINTEEGGTHLSGLKIALTRATNDFARKTNILKSNDENLSGEDVREGLTCVISIKIREPQFEGQTKTKLGNSEVRGIVDSVVSEGLSEFFEENPAITKKIIEKSLMASRAREAARKARELTRRKSALEISSLPGKLADCSLKDAMQTEIYLVEGDSAGGSAKQGRDRRFQAILPLRGKILNVEKARLDKILNNEEIRTMITAFGNSIGDDFDLEKSRYGKIIIMTDADVDGAHIRTLLLTFFYRYMRPLIENGRIYIAQPPLYLLKKGRESWYLYSDDELSELLGKIGRENISLQRYKGLGEMNPEQLWETTMNPEGRTILQVQLEDAMEADEIFSILMGDKVEPRRKFIEDHAKLVRNLDI; the protein is encoded by the coding sequence ATGGAAAATAACGATGAATTATTAGTAGACGGTGATTATGGTGCCGGGCAAATTCAGATTTTAGAAGGATTGGAAGCTGTTAGAAAGCGTCCGGGGATGTATATTGGTAGTACTTCATTAAAAGGTTTACATCACTTGGTATATGAAGTTGTTGATAACAGTATTGATGAAGCGTTAGCAGGTTACTGTGATAAAATTAATGTCATTATTCATAAAGACAACAGTATTACAGTGGTTGATAATGGCCGTGGTATTCCGGTTGATATGCATGAAAGTGGTAAACCGGCGATTGAAGTTGTTTTAACGGTATTACATGCTGGCGGTAAATTTGGTGGCGGTGGCTACAAAGTTTCCGGTGGTTTACATGGTGTTGGAGTTTCAGTAGTTAATGCGTTAAGTAGTTATTTAGAAGTTCAAGTAAAAAAAGATAACAAAATTCATCAAATAAAATTTGAACGTGGTAATACCATTCAAGAGTTAAAAGTAATTGGTGATACTCAAGAAAATGGAACGATGGTTACTTTTAGACCTGATGCTGAAATTTTTGAAGATTTAGTATATAGTTTTGATACTTTAAAACATCGCTTAAGAGAATTAGCATTTTTAAATAAGGGTTTAACGATTATTCTAACTGATGAACGCTTTGAAAAAAGTGAAACTTATTATTATGAGGGCGGAATAAAGTCTTTTGTGGAATATTTAAATAAAAGTAAAGAAGTATTACAGCCACAACCGATTTATTTTACCGGTGCTAAAGATGATACTATTGTTGAAATAGCATTGCAGTATAATACTAGCTATACAGAAAATATTTATAGTTTTGTTAATAATATCAATACTGAAGAAGGTGGAACTCATTTAAGCGGGTTAAAAATTGCTTTAACCAGAGCAACTAATGATTTTGCCAGAAAAACTAATATCTTAAAAAGCAATGATGAAAATCTTTCCGGTGAAGATGTTAGAGAAGGTTTAACTTGTGTTATCAGTATTAAAATAAGAGAACCGCAATTTGAAGGACAAACTAAAACTAAACTTGGTAATAGTGAAGTTAGAGGGATTGTTGATTCTGTAGTAAGTGAAGGCTTATCAGAATTTTTTGAAGAAAACCCGGCTATTACAAAAAAAATAATTGAAAAATCTTTAATGGCATCACGAGCAAGAGAAGCTGCACGCAAAGCACGTGAATTAACCAGAAGAAAAAGTGCCTTGGAGATCAGCTCCTTACCTGGTAAATTAGCAGATTGCTCATTGAAAGATGCGATGCAAACTGAAATTTACTTAGTTGAGGGTGATTCTGCCGGTGGTTCAGCAAAACAAGGGCGTGATCGTCGCTTCCAAGCTATTTTGCCATTGCGTGGTAAAATTTTAAATGTTGAAAAAGCGAGATTAGATAAAATTTTAAATAATGAAGAAATCAGAACGATGATTACTGCGTTTGGTAATAGTATTGGTGATGATTTTGACTTAGAAAAAAGTCGTTATGGTAAAATTATTATAATGACTGATGCTGATGTTGATGGTGCTCATATCAGAACATTGCTATTAACCTTCTTTTATCGTTATATGAGACCATTAATTGAAAATGGCAGAATTTATATTGCCCAACCACCACTTTATTTATTGAAAAAAGGCCGAGAGAGTTGGTATTTATATAGTGATGATGAGCTAAGTGAATTACTTGGTAAAATTGGTCGGGAAAATATCAGTTTACAACGCTATAAAGGTTTAGGTGAAATGAATCCGGAACAATTATGGGAAACTACGATGAATCCAGAAGGGCGAACAATTTTACAAGTACAATTAGAAGATGCGATGGAAGCAGATGAAATTTTTTCAATATTAATGGGTGACAAGGTTGAACCTCGTCGTAAATTTATTGAAGATCATGCAAAATTAGTACGTAATTTGGATATTTAA
- a CDS encoding DUF721 domain-containing protein produces MIKINKLISTAINEKALNKDANLQKLNNYNVLYHWEKIVGKDIALQSIPVNIENKILFVAVNNSVWCQHLSMLKDDIIYKINKFAGVLLVEDLKFRNQYYDKNKRAIVDKKEYNLANNIAQIKLTKEENDKVNELTATITDEKLRKNLKKLMVKNLAFNKIKVDNNWHKCLNCDTLCSKQEQYCTVCKIQRKAEKASKIRKLLIEAPWLTYAELNSYENCTSKEFINEKIILLNYYADLVANNKDNKIYLLTLVMLFNGAKMEEINDNLIQKTLTKFRRKK; encoded by the coding sequence TTGATAAAAATAAATAAACTTATCTCAACAGCAATTAATGAAAAAGCCTTAAATAAAGATGCTAATTTACAAAAACTCAACAACTATAATGTTCTGTATCATTGGGAAAAAATTGTTGGTAAAGATATAGCATTGCAATCCATTCCTGTTAATATTGAAAATAAGATTTTATTTGTTGCCGTTAATAATTCTGTATGGTGCCAACATTTATCAATGTTAAAGGATGATATTATTTATAAAATTAATAAATTTGCCGGAGTTTTATTGGTAGAAGATTTAAAATTTCGCAATCAATATTATGATAAAAATAAAAGAGCTATTGTAGATAAGAAAGAATATAATTTAGCTAATAATATTGCTCAAATAAAATTAACAAAAGAAGAAAATGATAAAGTTAATGAGTTGACAGCTACCATAACAGATGAAAAATTACGAAAAAATTTAAAAAAATTAATGGTGAAGAATCTTGCTTTTAATAAAATAAAAGTTGATAATAATTGGCATAAATGTTTAAATTGTGATACTCTGTGTTCGAAGCAAGAACAATATTGTACTGTTTGTAAAATTCAGAGGAAAGCAGAGAAAGCCAGTAAAATTAGGAAATTATTAATAGAAGCACCATGGCTGACTTACGCTGAATTAAATAGTTATGAAAATTGTACATCCAAAGAATTTATTAATGAAAAAATTATTTTATTGAATTATTATGCTGATTTAGTAGCCAATAATAAAGATAATAAAATTTATTTACTTACTTTAGTAATGTTATTTAATGGGGCAAAAATGGAAGAAATTAATGATAATTTAATTCAAAAGACTTTAACAAAGTTTAGGAGGAAAAAATAA
- a CDS encoding MarR family transcriptional regulator, whose amino-acid sequence MSVEWMEQNRELFEKIIKCGNIYANNHHKVVNLGLYNDVSLSQIQVLEYVLEVENQKMSDIAKRLGITKSALSQIAKKLEEKGWLEKYRCNNNKKEIFLKVTPQGKNVYITYSKAMHEFFFKDIFDISKQIPKKYSDIFIKMFDIMADKLINNLYKEEEKIYTKIL is encoded by the coding sequence ATGAGTGTTGAATGGATGGAACAAAATCGAGAGTTATTTGAAAAAATAATAAAGTGTGGCAATATATATGCTAATAATCACCATAAAGTTGTTAATCTAGGACTGTATAATGATGTTTCGTTATCACAAATTCAAGTGTTGGAATATGTGTTAGAGGTTGAAAATCAAAAAATGTCTGATATTGCGAAGCGACTGGGAATAACTAAAAGTGCATTATCGCAAATAGCTAAAAAACTAGAAGAAAAAGGTTGGCTGGAAAAATATCGTTGTAACAATAATAAAAAAGAAATTTTTCTTAAAGTAACGCCACAAGGGAAAAATGTTTATATTACTTATTCCAAGGCGATGCATGAATTTTTCTTTAAAGATATTTTTGATATTAGTAAGCAAATTCCTAAAAAATATAGTGATATTTTTATAAAAATGTTTGATATAATGGCAGATAAATTAATTAATAATCTCTATAAAGAAGAAGAAAAAATTTATACTAAAATATTATAA
- the recF gene encoding DNA replication/repair protein RecF, with protein MKVKTLSLINYRNYEDLKIDFINNINIFIGQNAQGKTNIVEAIYYAAMGKSHRSNNDQELIKWQKNNAMIKLDFTRLEIENNLNFQFKLAQNKEIIYNSHNIKPKDLIGLLNVVLFSPEDLSLIKGAPAGRRRFLDTEISQANPAYYKQLLQYNRIILQRNNLLKKIKERKAVKDLLDSWDEQLVILAEKITKKRIESVKKLNMLANLMHRKISTNKENLEISYDINGWDNDENLKLLDFYYKKISENRELDIIRGSTSIGPQRDDIILKVNNVNLRTFGSQGQQRTGVLALKLAELEFIKSETGEYPILLLDDVMSELDFNRREQLLSFIKDKIQTFITATDRNYFPGNITAKIFKVEQGKIMG; from the coding sequence ATGAAAGTCAAAACACTAAGTCTTATTAATTATCGTAATTATGAAGATTTAAAAATTGATTTTATAAATAATATTAATATTTTTATTGGTCAAAATGCTCAAGGGAAAACTAATATTGTAGAAGCCATATATTATGCAGCGATGGGAAAATCCCATCGTAGTAATAATGATCAAGAATTAATAAAATGGCAAAAAAATAATGCCATGATAAAATTGGATTTTACGCGATTGGAAATTGAAAATAATCTCAATTTTCAATTTAAATTAGCACAAAATAAAGAAATAATATATAATAGTCATAATATTAAGCCAAAAGATCTCATTGGCTTACTTAATGTTGTATTATTTTCTCCGGAAGATTTATCATTAATTAAAGGAGCGCCTGCTGGTCGCAGGCGCTTCCTTGATACTGAAATATCACAAGCAAATCCTGCTTATTATAAGCAATTGTTGCAATATAATAGAATTATTTTACAACGAAATAATTTATTAAAAAAAATTAAAGAGAGAAAAGCGGTTAAAGATTTGCTAGATTCTTGGGATGAGCAATTGGTTATTTTAGCGGAAAAAATAACCAAAAAACGAATAGAATCGGTAAAAAAATTAAATATGCTGGCAAATTTAATGCATCGCAAAATTTCTACTAATAAGGAAAATTTAGAAATAAGTTATGATATAAATGGTTGGGATAATGATGAAAATTTAAAATTATTGGATTTTTATTATAAGAAGATCTCTGAAAATAGAGAGCTTGATATTATTAGAGGTTCAACCTCAATCGGTCCGCAACGCGATGATATTATTTTAAAAGTTAATAATGTTAATTTAAGAACTTTTGGCTCACAAGGGCAGCAACGAACCGGAGTTTTAGCTTTAAAATTGGCTGAACTTGAATTTATAAAATCGGAAACCGGTGAATATCCTATTTTATTATTAGATGATGTTATGAGTGAGCTTGATTTTAATAGAAGAGAGCAATTGCTAAGCTTTATTAAAGATAAAATTCAGACCTTTATCACCGCTACTGATAGAAATTATTTTCCGGGAAATATTACTGCCAAAATATTTAAAGTCGAACAAGGAAAAATAATGGGGTGA
- a CDS encoding RNA-binding S4 domain-containing protein, whose product MEKILIKTETINLDQLLKWASIVDSGGIVKFMIEDQLIKVNGEVVTQRRKKIYPGDIIEIIDSGQWEVQREFGE is encoded by the coding sequence ATGGAAAAAATATTAATTAAAACAGAAACTATAAATTTAGATCAATTATTAAAATGGGCTAGTATTGTTGATTCTGGTGGCATTGTAAAATTTATGATTGAAGATCAATTAATCAAAGTCAATGGTGAAGTGGTCACGCAACGACGAAAAAAAATATATCCTGGTGATATTATTGAAATTATAGATAGTGGGCAGTGGGAAGTTCAAAGAGAATTTGGGGAGTAA